A window of the Methanoculleus horonobensis genome harbors these coding sequences:
- a CDS encoding ligand-binding sensor domain-containing protein has translation MRRALILILAAASFFVPFVSALYIDVPDYSSGIASAGVKDVINGRYGDVIFATDGGISVYTENGTWYSVNARHPGETAYGSLAPIETMVTSVALDAEGHLWLGYPNGLQIGDGAGYRAVQDLQFLKNLNINCIARWGDEVWVATGRAGLHRCHGDVWTWYKPAGPEGLGCYTVVSMAVDAASDALVIGSESDGIRVLKDRTGDVRFEQVTYGSDTLRRVSEVRVDPFGGVYLFNRTTVLHYAPDTGVTQVLNAGNLSTFPVTINDVATTPEGMLYIASDNGIYGWNSSGVALHITAGDGIRVNAVKKLFVDAYGRCWFVVPGNVGYIPPMTELATLDLSAVPVPTPVTTGTPLPPTPAPVERPEESAGLFDGIWAFFEGLIGAVSRG, from the coding sequence ATGCGACGCGCTCTGATACTCATATTAGCCGCGGCATCCTTCTTCGTCCCCTTCGTATCAGCCCTCTATATCGATGTGCCCGATTATAGTTCGGGTATCGCGTCCGCCGGGGTAAAGGACGTGATCAACGGCCGGTATGGAGACGTCATCTTTGCGACCGACGGCGGCATCTCCGTGTACACGGAGAACGGCACCTGGTATTCGGTCAACGCAAGGCATCCCGGGGAGACGGCCTATGGGTCGCTCGCGCCTATCGAGACCATGGTCACTTCGGTCGCGCTCGATGCGGAGGGGCACCTCTGGCTCGGGTATCCGAACGGTCTGCAGATCGGAGACGGGGCGGGATACCGCGCCGTCCAGGATCTGCAGTTCCTCAAGAACCTCAACATCAACTGCATCGCACGGTGGGGGGACGAGGTGTGGGTTGCCACCGGGCGGGCGGGCCTCCACCGCTGCCACGGCGATGTCTGGACATGGTACAAGCCTGCCGGGCCCGAAGGGCTCGGGTGCTATACTGTCGTGAGCATGGCGGTCGATGCCGCGAGCGATGCGCTCGTCATCGGGTCGGAGAGCGACGGTATCCGGGTGCTCAAAGATCGGACAGGCGACGTCCGCTTCGAGCAGGTCACCTACGGTAGCGACACACTTCGCCGGGTATCCGAGGTGCGGGTCGATCCGTTCGGGGGGGTGTATCTCTTCAACCGCACGACGGTTCTCCATTACGCCCCCGATACAGGGGTTACACAGGTCCTCAACGCCGGAAACCTGAGCACGTTCCCGGTCACGATCAACGACGTCGCAACGACGCCCGAAGGGATGCTCTACATCGCATCCGATAACGGGATATACGGGTGGAACTCGTCGGGGGTCGCCCTGCATATCACGGCCGGAGACGGTATCCGTGTAAATGCCGTCAAGAAACTCTTCGTCGACGCCTACGGCCGGTGCTGGTTCGTCGTTCCGGGAAACGTGGGCTACATCCCGCCGATGACGGAACTCGCCACCCTCGATCTCTCCGCTGTCCCGGTGCCGACACCGGTGACGACCGGGACGCCCCTGCCTCCGACCCCGGCACCGGTGGAGAGACCTGAAGAGAGTGCCGGGCTGTTTGACGGGATTTGGGCTTTTTTTGAAGGGTTGATCGGCGCGGTGAGCCGTGGGTGA
- a CDS encoding chemotaxis protein CheD, translated as MENNFFGEETAIILGLGELRVGMCPMGTIGLGSCIALILHDQRRSLAGLAHIMLPESRGSTDRPGKFADTAMSALLEEMGKAGSIKSSIAAIVVGGASMFEFSANSLNIGERNAAAVKELLQEQGIRIEHEETGGKVGRSVYYWPEGKGRLIIKRADGTCDAL; from the coding sequence ATGGAGAACAATTTTTTTGGTGAAGAAACGGCAATAATCCTGGGCCTGGGTGAACTCCGGGTCGGGATGTGTCCGATGGGGACGATTGGGCTCGGTTCCTGCATCGCGCTCATCCTGCACGACCAGCGGAGATCCCTTGCGGGGCTCGCCCATATCATGCTCCCCGAGAGCAGAGGGAGTACCGATCGTCCCGGGAAGTTCGCAGATACTGCCATGTCTGCTCTCCTTGAAGAGATGGGGAAAGCCGGGAGCATAAAATCCTCGATCGCCGCAATTGTGGTCGGCGGTGCAAGCATGTTTGAGTTCTCGGCCAATTCCCTGAACATCGGCGAGCGAAACGCCGCCGCAGTGAAGGAACTGCTTCAGGAACAGGGCATCCGAATCGAGCACGAGGAGACCGGCGGAAAGGTCGGGCGGTCCGTGTATTACTGGCCGGAAGGAAAGGGCCGCCTCATCATCAAGAGAGCGGACGGGACATGCGACGCGCTCTGA
- a CDS encoding chemotaxis protein CheC: MVVFQIQGEVADGGYVVVSMPRETVIQLTNQMLGTIDADTDREINEMDQSAAIEIGNIMISAFLDATAELLGIVMLPSPPALAIDMAHAAFESIVAQVAGDVNDVLIFNTELTSEAPPVYGSIYMLPNAELTQQLFLMLERMMEPLS, encoded by the coding sequence ATGGTCGTCTTCCAGATTCAGGGCGAGGTCGCGGACGGTGGATATGTCGTCGTCAGCATGCCCCGGGAGACCGTCATCCAGCTGACCAACCAGATGCTCGGCACCATCGATGCCGATACCGATCGCGAGATCAACGAGATGGATCAGAGCGCTGCGATCGAGATCGGGAACATCATGATATCGGCATTTCTCGATGCGACAGCCGAACTGCTGGGTATCGTCATGCTCCCGTCTCCCCCGGCGCTGGCCATCGACATGGCGCATGCCGCCTTCGAGTCCATCGTCGCGCAGGTGGCCGGCGACGTGAACGACGTGCTGATCTTCAACACCGAGCTCACGAGCGAGGCGCCGCCCGTCTACGGGAGCATCTACATGCTTCCGAACGCCGAACTTACCCAGCAGCTCTTCCTCATGCTCGAACGGATGATGGAACCGCTCTCATAA